A part of Leptospira wolffii serovar Khorat str. Khorat-H2 genomic DNA contains:
- a CDS encoding NADH-quinone oxidoreductase subunit N: MNLIPNSADLFAILPILVLSGGGILLLVLQFIFHRNEFRIVRFTSGLVLLAAIASLFYSTYIFPRVGSYFGQHYEIDSLGFWFGLLYLVSAFATVLASPRALEQHKMEFPEFYPLLLFSVVGMFLMTSGTDTVTVFVGLELMSICLYVLVGMARSDIFSLEASLKYFLLGCFSTGFFLMGMAFLFGGSGTTHLGESLKPLVLSGFDGNFTKIGLLLLLTGIAFKIALFPYHSWTPDAYEGALTPVTGFMATASKSASMGLLLSVFLKLPEPVQGKEWTLIMGILALLSMTFGNFVALRQTGLKRVLAFSSIAHAGYVVAGISLGIKEESLFYLIVYSFMSLGAFSLLSFLEEGNRQVTYDSIAGLAKTRPWTSLALFLFFLSLAGIPPLGGFWAKLFLFQKIAEKGDDFSRLLLIGGIANSALALYYYVKVGIVSYMSSEDGEIAKETAPKRSYGIIFVSGFSLAAILVGWFFLQPKDFTDPKLLPKSAELRK, from the coding sequence ATGAATTTGATTCCTAACTCGGCCGATCTATTCGCGATACTTCCCATTCTGGTCTTATCCGGCGGAGGAATTCTGCTATTGGTCCTACAATTCATTTTCCATAGGAACGAATTCAGGATCGTTAGATTCACTTCCGGATTGGTATTATTAGCCGCGATCGCTTCCCTTTTCTATTCCACCTACATATTTCCGAGAGTCGGATCCTATTTCGGACAACACTACGAAATCGATTCCCTTGGATTTTGGTTCGGACTATTGTACCTTGTCTCCGCCTTTGCCACAGTCCTCGCGTCTCCGAGAGCATTAGAACAACATAAAATGGAATTCCCCGAATTCTATCCATTGCTTCTATTCTCAGTGGTGGGAATGTTCCTTATGACCTCCGGAACGGATACGGTGACCGTATTCGTGGGTCTGGAACTTATGAGCATCTGTCTTTACGTTCTGGTGGGAATGGCGAGAAGCGATATCTTCTCCCTGGAAGCCAGTTTGAAATACTTCCTACTGGGTTGCTTTTCCACCGGATTCTTTTTGATGGGAATGGCTTTCCTGTTCGGAGGCTCCGGCACGACCCATCTCGGGGAATCCTTGAAGCCTTTGGTTCTTTCCGGTTTCGACGGAAATTTCACCAAGATCGGTCTTCTGTTATTACTTACAGGAATCGCGTTTAAGATAGCGCTTTTTCCGTATCATTCCTGGACTCCCGACGCTTATGAGGGCGCGCTCACTCCCGTCACCGGCTTCATGGCGACGGCTTCTAAGTCGGCCTCTATGGGATTATTACTTTCGGTTTTCTTAAAATTGCCAGAACCGGTCCAGGGGAAGGAGTGGACTCTCATAATGGGAATCCTGGCCTTACTCTCCATGACCTTCGGAAATTTTGTGGCCCTTCGTCAAACCGGTTTAAAGAGGGTACTCGCGTTTTCTTCCATTGCGCATGCGGGCTACGTAGTCGCGGGGATCTCTTTGGGAATCAAGGAAGAATCCCTATTCTATCTAATTGTTTATTCTTTTATGAGCTTAGGCGCATTCTCCTTACTTTCCTTTTTGGAAGAAGGGAACAGACAGGTTACTTACGATTCCATAGCTGGACTCGCAAAAACCAGGCCTTGGACCAGTTTGGCCTTATTTCTATTCTTCCTATCTTTGGCGGGGATCCCTCCGTTAGGCGGCTTTTGGGCCAAGCTATTCCTCTTTCAAAAGATTGCGGAGAAGGGAGACGATTTCTCCCGCCTATTATTGATCGGTGGAATCGCAAACTCGGCTCTTGCACTGTATTATTATGTGAAAGTGGGAATCGTTTCCTATATGTCCTCCGAAGACGGAGAGATCGCCAAGGAAACCGCACCTAAGAGAAGTTACGGAATCATCTTCGTCTCGGGTTTCAGCTTGGCGGCGATTTTGGTCGGTTGGTTCTTTCTGCAGCCAAAGGACTTTACGGATCCTAAACTTCTTCCTAAGTCCGCGGAACTCAGAAAGTAA
- a CDS encoding SseB family protein, which produces MEAWKRLLDFWENLFIKVPKFEGKNAPFQEAMYLYSKKKSPKNLERLSSELTKAYFLVPHTQAPPPKKAKPKKKAPAKKKKKVAKKEEPAPIVLLHISDEKGRVYLPAFSHPSESLRYFGKETSLIPVTAKELWWLGLQNSGVSGVAIDPGSTLWILSRDHLEILQKEK; this is translated from the coding sequence ATGGAAGCCTGGAAGCGACTCCTGGATTTTTGGGAGAATCTATTTATCAAGGTTCCGAAATTCGAAGGTAAGAATGCTCCCTTCCAGGAGGCAATGTATCTTTACTCCAAGAAGAAGAGCCCTAAGAATCTGGAAAGACTCTCTTCGGAGCTGACCAAGGCTTATTTTTTAGTGCCTCATACGCAGGCACCTCCGCCGAAAAAAGCCAAGCCTAAGAAAAAGGCCCCCGCCAAAAAAAAGAAGAAGGTAGCAAAGAAGGAGGAACCTGCTCCCATCGTGCTACTTCATATCAGCGACGAAAAAGGGAGGGTCTATCTGCCCGCCTTTTCCCATCCTTCCGAATCCCTGCGTTATTTCGGCAAAGAGACCTCTCTGATTCCCGTCACGGCCAAGGAACTTTGGTGGCTGGGGTTGCAGAATTCCGGTGTGTCCGGAGTCGCTATCGATCCGGGGTCCACGTTATGGATTCTTTCCCGGGATCATTTGGAGATCCTACAAAAGGAAAAATAA
- a CDS encoding MAPEG family protein, whose product MQKELWLFPIGAMALLTFLVVLQIPIRRFYAGFNGKVTADDFKFGESKRVPPWVSIANRNYMNLLEIPMLFYLICILHFITGKGEPPELVWAWVYVALRFAHSTIHLTYNNVYHRLAAFAFSNFVLAGIWAYFFLELIS is encoded by the coding sequence ATGCAAAAGGAACTATGGCTATTTCCGATCGGAGCGATGGCTTTATTGACCTTCTTAGTGGTTCTCCAAATACCGATCCGCAGATTTTACGCGGGTTTCAACGGTAAAGTAACCGCCGATGATTTCAAGTTCGGAGAATCCAAAAGAGTGCCTCCTTGGGTTTCCATAGCAAATCGCAATTACATGAATCTACTGGAAATCCCGATGCTTTTCTACCTGATCTGCATACTCCATTTCATAACCGGCAAGGGAGAACCTCCGGAATTGGTCTGGGCTTGGGTTTACGTCGCCCTAAGATTCGCACATAGCACGATACATCTCACCTACAATAACGTCTATCATAGGTTAGCTGCCTTCGCTTTCAGCAACTTCGTTCTCGCGGGGATCTGGGCTTACTTTTTTCTGGAATTGATTTCTTAA
- a CDS encoding PAS domain S-box protein encodes MLLASFSSKEKRLADMHDYLEKALYDFLKTDPEVFRFLETYGLDGFWIRDIRKPENLWLSPKFLSVLGYKEFPRTEPVWDKIVFPEDANKFDSLSKRKEKEKSFIVRYQTGSGVGVPTESFCRKYEHGGIEILVCCVRISEHSVLPTVSVARGIDFLSILDTIPSIVGYYDSNLISQMASKAYMDWFGVKPDGVIGKHMREIVGEEIYNKNIIYVAKALKGEIQRFERSIPSPDGKSVRHSLMNYIPDIREGRTVGFTVIVSDITEIKNTELELRRTKEFLEQTSQVAKVGGWEVDFDRNTIYWSQTVREIHEVSSDYEPDLEKGILFYTEGDCRQSISEAVNKGRELGVPWDLELQIITANGRKKWVRSIGHVESIDGRCSRLFGTLQDIDEYKRIEVANLRLARIVESSHDSIIGKDLENIITSWNSGAEKIFGYKAEEIIGKSIHTLIPEDKRKEEERLNEEVKAGGEIVQFETVRKGKNGHWLVMSISVSPMYDSRGKVVGISEIGRDIGEKKRIRETFQGAFEYSAIGMAIVDPDGKWIRVNKNLTKLLGYTQEELASKSFEDITHPEDLDKDLALFKELVAGEREWYHLEKRYIRKDGSPVWIHLSVSVVRDAEGKPLQFVSQVMDIDERKRAELELFREKSRLLAFVEHAPAAVAMFDTGVKYVAVSQRWLMEYHLEGRDILGLSHYEVFPNISAEWKEIHQRCLKGEILKNDEDIWRPPGWEHDQYLRWEVRPWYNLDGSIGGIMMFTQDITESCLQREELKKAKSLAEQANKAKSDFLANMSHEIRTPLNGIIGFSDLLLRTSLDQTQHQYALTVFQSAESLLDIINDILDFSKIEAGKLELSYEKTNLLELCSQTVNVIRYQAQKKGLEVLINIPSDVPRFVKADGVRLRQIILNLFSNAVKFTERGEIEFKIEVVEKISNTESVFRFSVSDTGIGIAPNNQKKIFEAFTQEDVSTTRRFGGTGLGLTISNKLLAIMGSQLQLVSELGEGSTFYFDLKLPVLASVGDDWIRLRSIKKVLVIDDNDHNLELLKQMLSLQKIPFESGRSGAEALEKLALGERYDMILLDHRMPILSGLETARKIREELKIGIDQQPIVLLSSDPDEENVRKESKKYGIQEVLAKPIFVQQLFDVMSKNQIIREPFQFPDAPAPATSIGAPRIWKPVTILIAEDNDVNMMLAKTIVSRILPAARILEAKTGEEAVDRFALDSPDLIFMDIQIPEMNGYEATRSIRNLESDKHVPIIAVTAGIVTGEREKCLEAGMDDYISKPAVKADFAKIILRWLG; translated from the coding sequence TTGTTACTGGCTTCTTTTTCGTCCAAAGAGAAAAGACTCGCGGATATGCACGATTATTTGGAGAAAGCACTCTACGACTTCTTAAAAACCGATCCGGAAGTCTTTCGTTTTTTGGAGACTTACGGTTTGGACGGGTTCTGGATTCGAGATATCCGAAAGCCTGAGAATCTTTGGCTCAGTCCTAAATTCCTTTCCGTTTTGGGATACAAGGAATTTCCCCGTACCGAGCCAGTTTGGGATAAGATCGTATTTCCCGAAGACGCGAATAAATTCGACTCCTTATCCAAGAGAAAGGAGAAGGAAAAGTCCTTTATTGTTCGTTACCAAACCGGCTCCGGTGTTGGAGTTCCTACGGAGAGCTTTTGTAGAAAATACGAACATGGCGGAATCGAGATCTTGGTCTGCTGCGTTAGAATTTCCGAACATTCCGTTCTTCCCACGGTTTCCGTGGCAAGAGGCATAGATTTTCTTTCCATTTTGGATACGATACCGTCCATCGTGGGCTACTACGATTCCAATTTAATCAGCCAAATGGCCAGCAAGGCGTATATGGATTGGTTCGGCGTTAAGCCGGACGGAGTGATCGGAAAACATATGCGCGAGATCGTAGGGGAAGAGATATATAATAAGAATATTATATATGTAGCCAAGGCTTTGAAAGGGGAAATTCAGAGATTCGAAAGATCGATCCCTTCTCCGGACGGTAAGTCGGTTAGGCACTCTCTGATGAATTATATTCCGGATATCCGGGAAGGCCGGACAGTCGGATTTACGGTAATCGTGAGCGATATTACCGAGATCAAGAATACGGAACTGGAGCTTCGCAGGACCAAGGAATTTTTGGAGCAGACAAGCCAGGTCGCCAAGGTCGGCGGTTGGGAGGTGGATTTCGATCGAAATACTATTTATTGGTCCCAGACCGTCAGAGAAATCCATGAGGTGTCGTCGGATTACGAACCGGACTTGGAGAAAGGGATTCTTTTTTATACCGAAGGAGATTGCAGGCAGTCCATCTCGGAAGCCGTAAATAAAGGAAGAGAGTTAGGAGTTCCTTGGGATTTGGAACTCCAAATCATCACGGCTAACGGTAGGAAGAAATGGGTCCGATCGATCGGGCATGTGGAATCGATAGACGGTAGATGTTCCAGGCTTTTCGGAACCCTTCAGGATATAGACGAGTACAAACGAATAGAAGTGGCAAACCTTCGATTGGCAAGAATCGTCGAATCGTCCCACGATTCCATCATAGGGAAGGATCTGGAGAATATAATAACGTCATGGAATTCCGGGGCCGAGAAAATCTTCGGCTATAAGGCGGAAGAAATCATCGGTAAATCCATTCATACTCTGATTCCGGAAGATAAACGTAAGGAAGAGGAAAGGCTGAACGAGGAAGTGAAAGCCGGCGGAGAGATCGTTCAATTCGAAACCGTAAGAAAGGGTAAGAACGGTCATTGGTTGGTGATGTCCATCTCGGTTTCTCCCATGTACGATTCACGTGGAAAGGTAGTCGGCATTTCCGAAATAGGTAGGGATATCGGCGAGAAAAAGAGAATAAGAGAAACCTTCCAAGGGGCTTTCGAATATTCGGCGATCGGAATGGCAATAGTGGATCCGGACGGAAAATGGATCCGGGTGAATAAGAATCTCACGAAACTATTAGGATACACTCAGGAAGAATTGGCCTCGAAGTCTTTCGAGGATATCACCCATCCGGAGGACTTAGACAAGGACCTGGCTTTATTTAAGGAATTGGTGGCCGGGGAAAGAGAATGGTATCATTTAGAAAAACGTTATATTCGAAAAGACGGAAGCCCGGTATGGATACATCTATCGGTCTCCGTTGTCCGGGACGCGGAAGGGAAGCCCCTGCAGTTCGTCTCGCAGGTGATGGATATAGACGAACGAAAAAGAGCCGAGTTGGAGCTGTTTCGGGAAAAATCCAGACTTCTCGCATTCGTGGAGCATGCCCCGGCAGCGGTGGCAATGTTCGATACGGGAGTAAAATACGTTGCGGTGAGCCAGCGCTGGCTTATGGAATATCATCTGGAAGGCCGGGACATACTCGGACTCTCCCATTACGAGGTGTTCCCTAATATCTCGGCGGAATGGAAGGAAATCCATCAGAGATGTTTAAAGGGGGAGATTTTAAAGAACGACGAGGATATATGGAGACCTCCGGGATGGGAACACGACCAATACCTACGTTGGGAAGTCAGGCCCTGGTATAATTTGGACGGGTCGATAGGCGGGATCATGATGTTCACCCAGGATATCACGGAAAGCTGTCTGCAAAGAGAGGAATTGAAGAAGGCGAAATCGCTTGCGGAACAGGCCAATAAGGCTAAGTCCGATTTCTTGGCCAATATGAGTCATGAAATACGTACTCCTTTGAACGGGATCATAGGATTTTCGGACCTTCTTCTGCGAACTTCCTTGGATCAGACCCAGCATCAATATGCGCTTACAGTCTTTCAGTCCGCAGAATCCTTGCTGGATATAATAAACGATATATTAGATTTTTCAAAAATAGAAGCCGGTAAGTTGGAGTTGTCCTACGAAAAGACGAATCTTCTGGAGTTGTGCAGTCAGACCGTAAATGTGATCCGATACCAGGCCCAAAAGAAAGGGTTGGAAGTCCTCATCAACATTCCGAGCGACGTGCCTCGCTTCGTGAAAGCCGACGGAGTAAGGTTAAGGCAGATCATACTGAATTTATTCAGCAATGCGGTGAAGTTCACCGAGAGGGGAGAAATAGAATTTAAGATCGAAGTGGTGGAAAAAATTTCGAACACCGAATCCGTCTTTAGATTCTCCGTATCGGATACAGGAATAGGTATCGCGCCGAATAACCAAAAGAAAATCTTCGAAGCATTTACTCAGGAGGACGTTTCCACGACCCGAAGATTCGGAGGGACCGGATTAGGACTCACAATTTCGAACAAGCTTCTGGCGATTATGGGAAGCCAATTGCAACTCGTGAGCGAGTTGGGCGAGGGTAGTACCTTTTATTTCGACCTAAAGCTTCCCGTTTTGGCATCCGTAGGAGACGATTGGATACGGCTTCGCTCCATCAAGAAGGTTCTTGTGATCGATGATAACGATCATAATCTGGAACTTCTGAAGCAAATGCTATCTCTCCAAAAAATTCCCTTCGAGTCGGGAAGAAGCGGGGCGGAGGCTTTGGAAAAATTGGCTCTTGGTGAGAGATACGATATGATTCTATTGGATCACCGGATGCCTATTTTAAGCGGGTTAGAGACTGCGAGAAAGATCCGGGAAGAATTGAAAATCGGGATCGATCAACAACCGATCGTGCTTTTAAGCAGCGATCCGGATGAGGAGAATGTTCGTAAGGAATCCAAGAAATACGGAATCCAGGAAGTCCTGGCAAAACCGATATTCGTTCAGCAATTATTCGATGTGATGTCCAAGAATCAAATTATCCGGGAGCCTTTCCAATTTCCGGACGCTCCCGCCCCTGCGACTTCGATAGGTGCTCCTCGGATTTGGAAACCTGTCACGATATTGATCGCCGAGGACAACGATGTGAATATGATGCTCGCGAAAACGATCGTGTCTAGAATTCTACCCGCCGCTCGTATTTTGGAGGCTAAGACCGGAGAGGAAGCCGTGGATCGATTCGCTTTGGATTCCCCCGATCTAATCTTTATGGACATTCAAATACCCGAAATGAACGGTTACGAGGCGACAAGGTCCATTCGAAATTTAGAATCCGATAAGCATGTTCCGATCATAGCCGTTACTGCGGGAATCGTGACGGGTGAAAGGGAAAAATGCCTGGAAGCGGGAATGGACGACTATATCAGTAAGCCTGCGGTAAAAGCGGACTTTGCCAAAATTATTCTAAGATGGCTAGGCTGA
- a CDS encoding DUF418 domain-containing protein → MFALGLAAAKSEVFSDLQKTKELLSKYFIPLFLLGILGNVIYTADSRHLLPEDWNKFVKFLLLISEVFGAPALSFCYVFLLLVYYKNTISVADRPWFETMGRLSLSNYLGESLVCAWVFCGWGLGKFDSVGNYILLLLGPAIWIGLSALTLAWSRYYSYGPAEWLLRSWTHWKRILS, encoded by the coding sequence ATGTTCGCATTGGGTCTTGCCGCGGCAAAAAGCGAAGTTTTCTCCGACTTACAAAAAACTAAGGAACTCCTTTCCAAGTATTTCATCCCTCTCTTTCTTTTAGGAATCCTGGGAAACGTAATATATACCGCGGATTCCCGTCATCTACTTCCTGAAGATTGGAACAAATTCGTGAAGTTCCTGCTCCTAATATCGGAAGTATTCGGGGCTCCGGCGCTCTCCTTCTGCTATGTATTTTTACTTTTAGTATATTATAAAAATACGATTAGCGTTGCGGATCGCCCTTGGTTCGAAACTATGGGGCGACTTTCTCTCTCCAATTATTTGGGAGAATCCTTAGTATGCGCCTGGGTCTTCTGCGGCTGGGGATTAGGAAAATTCGATTCCGTTGGAAATTATATTTTGCTTTTACTCGGTCCTGCAATCTGGATCGGATTATCGGCGCTAACTCTAGCTTGGAGCCGATACTATTCTTACGGTCCGGCGGAGTGGCTACTTAGATCTTGGACCCACTGGAAAAGGATTCTGTCTTAG
- a CDS encoding MFS transporter, with the protein MKFSFLSWILPSQPKPRLDDSSVHNLYPKYRWRILEATFIGYSVFYTVRNNFPVVSKEIGQALSYSQEQIGNILAATAISYGIGKFLMGALSDRSNPKVFMPLGLILTAICNILFGASSDYETHLILWALNGLFQGMGWPPCGRSLGHWFSLKERGQKFAIWNIAHNVGGGLVGVIAAYSASWFGWRNAFYIPAAISLLTAIYLYFRLADTPQSVGLPPIEEYSDSDPHSSKTEEIERELSFKEILVDSVLLNKYIWIFALANFFVYIVRYSLTDWGPSYLKFAKGASLEKGGISTLIYEFAGIGSTLLVGWYSDKVGGKRGWVSFFCMIPILFAFVGLLFVPPGYLWLDLVLFGVVGFFIYPPVMLLGVAGLDFTSKKAVGTAAGFIGLLGYLGRTALSKSLGWMTGFSWFRWEYSIFLILGSAVLALVLLAFTWNWKPKH; encoded by the coding sequence ATGAAATTTTCCTTTCTTTCCTGGATTCTTCCCAGTCAACCCAAACCCAGACTGGACGACTCGAGCGTCCATAATCTATATCCCAAATACCGATGGAGAATTCTGGAAGCGACTTTTATCGGTTATTCCGTATTCTATACGGTTCGGAATAATTTTCCGGTCGTATCCAAGGAAATCGGCCAAGCACTTTCCTATTCCCAAGAACAGATAGGAAATATTCTCGCAGCGACCGCTATCTCTTACGGGATCGGAAAATTCTTGATGGGAGCGCTTTCCGATCGAAGCAATCCCAAGGTTTTCATGCCTTTGGGTTTAATTTTAACAGCGATTTGTAATATTCTTTTCGGAGCCTCTTCCGATTACGAGACTCATCTGATCCTTTGGGCCTTGAACGGATTATTCCAGGGTATGGGCTGGCCTCCTTGCGGCAGGTCTCTGGGGCATTGGTTTTCCCTAAAGGAGAGAGGCCAAAAATTCGCGATCTGGAATATTGCACATAACGTGGGAGGTGGCCTCGTCGGAGTGATCGCCGCATATAGTGCCTCCTGGTTCGGCTGGAGAAACGCATTTTATATACCGGCGGCTATTTCCCTTTTGACCGCGATCTATCTCTATTTCCGTCTAGCGGATACCCCTCAGTCGGTAGGACTTCCTCCTATTGAGGAATATTCCGACTCGGATCCGCATTCCTCAAAAACCGAAGAGATCGAGCGCGAATTGAGTTTCAAAGAGATATTAGTAGATTCCGTATTGCTAAATAAGTATATCTGGATCTTCGCTCTGGCGAATTTTTTCGTGTACATCGTAAGATATAGCCTAACGGATTGGGGACCTTCTTATCTTAAATTCGCCAAGGGAGCCAGCCTAGAAAAAGGAGGGATCAGCACCCTGATCTACGAGTTCGCGGGAATCGGATCCACCCTTCTAGTAGGTTGGTATTCCGACAAAGTAGGCGGAAAAAGAGGATGGGTCAGTTTCTTCTGTATGATCCCCATTCTATTCGCTTTCGTGGGATTATTATTCGTGCCTCCTGGATATCTCTGGTTGGATTTGGTATTATTCGGAGTAGTCGGATTCTTCATTTATCCTCCGGTAATGCTCTTAGGAGTGGCAGGTTTGGATTTCACTTCCAAAAAAGCGGTGGGAACCGCCGCAGGCTTCATCGGGTTATTAGGATATTTAGGGAGAACAGCCCTATCCAAGAGTTTAGGTTGGATGACCGGCTTCTCCTGGTTTCGTTGGGAATATTCTATTTTTTTGATATTAGGTTCCGCGGTCTTGGCGTTGGTATTGCTGGCCTTTACCTGGAACTGGAAACCGAAGCATTAA
- the thiL gene encoding thiamine-phosphate kinase, with amino-acid sequence MNEEELIYSLYPPGKEQENDCYLDSEGNLITTDTIVEGTHFRLDWSRPQDLAGKLVEVNVSDIAAANGIPLKAFFNFGLSPSCNRKEFLEPFVESFKKTLSDYEIELCGGDTYRSQELNLTLTLFGKSNTPLDRKGGKPGDNVYLSGHIGASLLGYKILEGAHKSLSLRLRETALDRHLRPKSRLQLSRSLYSKKRIHAGMDLTDGLKQDVYKLAKSSGVWIEIDLDKLPYEPGVKEAIGIEGILTSGEELELLFLSPEELPEVWEGIPIRKIGIVKALREGESPRVQYQYEGKSYDPKESGFRHF; translated from the coding sequence TTGAACGAAGAAGAACTGATTTACTCCCTCTATCCTCCCGGAAAGGAACAGGAAAACGATTGTTATCTGGACTCGGAAGGTAATCTGATCACAACGGACACAATCGTCGAAGGAACTCATTTCCGCTTGGACTGGAGTCGCCCGCAGGATTTAGCCGGCAAATTGGTGGAAGTAAACGTCTCCGATATCGCGGCTGCCAACGGCATCCCTCTGAAAGCGTTCTTCAATTTCGGCCTATCACCTTCCTGTAACCGCAAGGAATTCCTGGAACCTTTCGTGGAATCGTTTAAGAAAACGTTATCCGACTACGAAATAGAACTTTGCGGGGGAGACACATACCGAAGCCAAGAATTGAACCTAACCCTGACTCTATTCGGAAAATCGAATACTCCTTTGGATAGAAAAGGAGGAAAACCGGGGGATAACGTTTATTTAAGCGGGCATATCGGAGCTTCTCTCTTAGGTTATAAGATTCTGGAAGGAGCTCATAAATCCCTGTCTCTCCGCTTGCGCGAAACCGCACTGGACCGACACCTACGGCCCAAGTCAAGATTGCAACTGAGTCGTTCGTTATATTCTAAAAAAAGAATACATGCGGGAATGGACCTCACGGACGGTCTTAAGCAAGACGTTTATAAATTGGCTAAATCCTCCGGGGTCTGGATAGAAATCGATTTGGACAAACTTCCCTACGAACCGGGAGTCAAGGAAGCGATCGGTATAGAAGGTATCCTCACGTCCGGCGAGGAATTGGAGCTGCTTTTTCTATCTCCCGAAGAATTGCCGGAAGTATGGGAAGGTATTCCTATCCGGAAAATCGGAATTGTAAAGGCCTTGAGAGAGGGAGAATCTCCGAGAGTCCAATATCAGTACGAGGGAAAAAGTTACGATCCCAAAGAGTCCGGCTTCCGTCATTTCTAA
- a CDS encoding YceI family protein — protein sequence MKSRQSNRTNLFLLRAFLPALFIGSILGGAWQSKTFASEPSCKYSLDAEKTSLEWKAFKFTEKTGVGGKFTKVTIHGTKPGDSLESALKGLKFSLEPIDLDSGNAERDPKIKGAFFGALKGNGKISGSLTKLSLDADKKSGKGEVKLILNGVTKSVPLSFTVENGNVLLAKGSLNLNDWKAQAALKALNEVCSDLHKGKDGKSLLWPDVEISIKSELKKDCK from the coding sequence ATGAAATCCAGACAATCGAATAGAACGAATCTTTTCCTTCTTCGTGCATTCTTACCGGCTCTTTTCATAGGATCGATCTTGGGCGGAGCCTGGCAATCCAAAACGTTCGCCTCGGAACCTTCCTGCAAGTATTCCTTGGACGCCGAAAAGACGAGTCTTGAATGGAAGGCGTTTAAATTCACCGAAAAGACGGGAGTAGGCGGCAAGTTTACCAAGGTTACGATTCATGGGACCAAACCGGGAGATTCTTTGGAATCCGCTCTTAAGGGTTTGAAATTTTCCCTCGAACCCATAGACCTGGACAGCGGTAACGCGGAAAGAGATCCTAAGATCAAAGGTGCTTTTTTCGGAGCCTTAAAGGGAAACGGAAAGATCAGCGGCTCTTTAACCAAATTGTCTTTGGATGCGGATAAGAAATCCGGAAAAGGAGAAGTGAAACTCATTCTGAACGGAGTAACGAAATCCGTTCCCTTAAGCTTTACTGTGGAAAATGGAAACGTCTTACTCGCAAAAGGAAGTCTGAACTTAAACGATTGGAAAGCGCAAGCTGCTCTCAAGGCTTTGAACGAAGTTTGCAGCGATCTGCATAAGGGGAAAGACGGAAAATCTTTGTTATGGCCGGACGTCGAGATCAGCATTAAGTCCGAACTTAAAAAAGATTGCAAGTAA
- a CDS encoding LA_0442/LA_0875 N-terminal domain-containing protein has protein sequence MIGLLHRTFRILLFFVIFIAPGFLFAEQTILLRKGGKLMGNITGQNEKAITVQTAEGTKTIGKREILKIVYKDVTKEEENRIRKEEEKKLQENPKIEEPVVITPPPEVKTSSRSKWSVVWRSALLPGWGAWYAGRKKEGGLTAAGFATTLGLASYARVEAESAKKDYDEAVFRSSVQGAYIFGGAISNFYLYAVVPEARSKYDSSIHTYNGAVYLLASAYLAQLVRSYFIGKSWEQETEPNPISWGVYPKPDLMLGKLGWGAEASVQIGF, from the coding sequence ATGATCGGTCTCTTGCATCGTACTTTTCGAATTCTTCTCTTTTTTGTAATTTTCATAGCCCCCGGTTTTCTTTTCGCGGAACAGACTATTCTTCTCCGGAAAGGAGGCAAACTTATGGGAAACATTACCGGCCAAAACGAGAAGGCGATCACCGTTCAGACCGCCGAAGGGACCAAGACCATCGGCAAAAGGGAAATACTAAAGATCGTCTATAAGGACGTCACTAAGGAAGAAGAGAATCGGATTCGTAAGGAAGAGGAAAAGAAGCTCCAGGAAAATCCTAAGATAGAGGAGCCCGTCGTGATCACTCCGCCTCCGGAAGTTAAGACAAGTTCCCGAAGCAAATGGAGCGTAGTTTGGAGATCGGCGCTTCTTCCCGGTTGGGGAGCCTGGTATGCTGGCCGAAAGAAAGAAGGAGGCTTAACCGCCGCCGGATTCGCAACTACTTTGGGACTGGCTTCTTATGCCAGGGTGGAAGCTGAAAGCGCTAAAAAGGATTATGATGAGGCCGTATTCCGTAGTAGTGTCCAGGGAGCTTATATTTTCGGCGGAGCGATCTCGAATTTTTATCTTTATGCGGTCGTTCCCGAAGCTCGCTCCAAATACGATTCTTCTATCCACACTTACAATGGCGCAGTGTATTTACTCGCATCCGCCTATCTGGCCCAATTGGTCCGGAGCTATTTCATCGGGAAATCCTGGGAACAAGAGACGGAGCCCAATCCGATTTCTTGGGGGGTGTATCCGAAACCGGATCTGATGCTCGGAAAACTAGGTTGGGGAGCCGAAGCCAGCGTCCAAATCGGATTCTAG